One Synechococcus sp. CC9605 genomic window carries:
- the cobO gene encoding cob(I)yrinic acid a,c-diamide adenosyltransferase, protein MSTNDLDQSAAELGIGGKLAPETDAAGYRKRMERRQQVQKQRVEERSKMKGLVLVFTGQGKGKTTAGLGLVLRTLGHGERVAIVQFIKGGWEPGEARALQAFGEQVSWHALGEGFTWETQNRERDQQLVEAAWQKALGYLRDASVKLVLLDELNVALKLGYIEAGTVIAGLNERPELTHVAVTGRGAPAELVERADLVTEMTLVHHPFREQGVKAQAGIEF, encoded by the coding sequence ATGAGCACGAACGACCTCGATCAATCCGCCGCAGAGCTGGGCATAGGGGGCAAGCTCGCCCCTGAAACCGACGCCGCCGGTTACCGCAAACGGATGGAGCGGCGCCAGCAGGTGCAGAAGCAACGGGTGGAGGAACGGAGCAAAATGAAGGGACTGGTGCTGGTGTTCACCGGCCAGGGCAAAGGCAAAACCACCGCCGGGCTTGGGCTGGTGCTGCGCACCCTTGGCCATGGCGAGCGGGTGGCCATTGTTCAATTCATCAAGGGAGGCTGGGAACCCGGTGAAGCGCGGGCACTGCAGGCCTTCGGTGAGCAGGTGAGCTGGCATGCCCTGGGGGAAGGCTTCACCTGGGAGACCCAGAACCGAGAGCGGGATCAACAACTGGTGGAGGCGGCCTGGCAGAAAGCCCTGGGCTACCTGCGGGATGCAAGCGTGAAATTAGTGCTGCTCGACGAGCTGAATGTGGCCTTGAAACTGGGCTACATCGAGGCCGGTACGGTGATCGCCGGATTGAACGAGCGACCGGAGCTCACCCACGTTGCGGTAACCGGCCGGGGCGCACCAGCTGAGCTGGTGGAGCGGGCCGATCTAGTGACAGAGATGACCCTGGTGCACCATCCCTTCCGCGAACAGGGGGTGAAGGCCCAAGCGGGGATCGAGTTTTAA
- a CDS encoding class I SAM-dependent methyltransferase, producing the protein MTSFLRPLAYRYRWIYDTVTAVSSLSVGGVERLRSLGLEAVQPHLKPGAAVLDLCCGSGEAAAPWLAAGFAVTGLDVSPRALDLAAQRHPSLERVEGLAEDPPLADASFSAIQLSVALHEFPRSDRKRVLRSALRLLEPGGWLVLVDLHPAGAWLKLPQQLFCALFETDTATAMLEDDLPTELEQLGFSSVSQELLAGRALQRITATRPR; encoded by the coding sequence ATGACGTCGTTTCTGAGGCCGCTGGCCTACCGCTACCGCTGGATTTACGACACGGTTACGGCGGTGTCATCGCTGAGTGTTGGCGGGGTGGAACGCCTGCGGAGCCTGGGGCTCGAAGCAGTGCAGCCCCATCTCAAGCCCGGCGCGGCGGTGCTGGATCTCTGCTGCGGCAGTGGCGAAGCAGCAGCCCCTTGGCTGGCGGCGGGCTTTGCCGTGACGGGGCTCGATGTCTCCCCCCGCGCCCTGGATTTGGCCGCCCAACGCCACCCCAGCCTGGAGCGGGTGGAGGGACTGGCCGAAGATCCGCCTCTGGCCGATGCCAGCTTCAGCGCCATCCAGCTGAGCGTGGCCCTGCACGAATTCCCCCGCAGCGATCGGAAACGGGTACTCCGTAGTGCCCTGCGGCTGCTGGAACCGGGCGGCTGGTTGGTGCTGGTGGATCTGCATCCAGCCGGAGCTTGGCTGAAGCTTCCCCAACAACTGTTTTGTGCCCTGTTTGAAACCGACACCGCCACCGCCATGCTGGAGGACGACCTACCCACCGAGCTTGAGCAACTCGGGTTCAGCAGCGTGAGCCAGGAGCTGCTGGCGGGCCGGGCCCTGCAACGCATCACCGCAACGCGGCCTCGATAA
- a CDS encoding site-specific integrase, translating into MELKSALETANAQLAEQGSRLRIEQRGRRLNLRGSLPLRGNPNRNGLQRISLGLMADAAGLNQALSTAALVQLQLEQHSFDWALWSASTSAATARGRSIGIQAAIEGFEAAFFADPRRRRSPASSRTTWTSAYLPYLRRLARQCGDQPLEPALLMQTLTSYDDGSRSRQQCATALAALARQLELPLPEDWRQEAGGYGLHRARFRQLPTDPQILEAAGRIPNPKWRLAFALMATYGLRNHEVFFCDCSSLAPGGDRVLRVLPTTKTGEHQSWPFHPDWVEHFGLQELAENPAALPAIQTDLRRTTLQQVGRRVSEQFRRYDLPITPYDLRHAWAVRTIHVGLPDTVAARMMGHSVTIHTRTYHHWITRRDQQQAVDAALARQPA; encoded by the coding sequence ATGGAGCTCAAAAGTGCGCTGGAGACCGCCAATGCGCAGCTGGCGGAACAGGGGTCACGGCTGCGCATCGAACAGCGGGGTCGGCGCCTGAACCTGCGCGGGTCTCTGCCGTTGCGTGGGAATCCGAACCGGAACGGCCTGCAACGGATCAGCCTGGGGCTGATGGCTGACGCTGCCGGACTCAATCAGGCCCTCAGCACCGCTGCCCTTGTGCAGCTGCAACTGGAGCAGCACAGTTTTGATTGGGCGCTCTGGTCGGCCTCCACGTCTGCAGCCACGGCCAGAGGCCGTTCGATCGGGATCCAGGCCGCCATCGAGGGCTTCGAAGCAGCCTTTTTTGCCGACCCGCGCCGACGCCGTTCCCCAGCGAGCAGTCGCACCACCTGGACCAGTGCCTATTTGCCCTACCTCCGGCGACTGGCGCGTCAGTGTGGTGATCAGCCGCTGGAGCCCGCGCTGCTGATGCAGACGCTGACCAGTTACGACGACGGCAGCCGCAGCCGGCAGCAGTGCGCCACGGCCCTGGCCGCCCTGGCCCGTCAACTGGAGCTGCCCTTACCGGAAGACTGGCGCCAGGAGGCCGGCGGCTATGGCCTGCACCGTGCCCGGTTCCGCCAGCTGCCCACTGATCCACAGATCCTCGAGGCCGCAGGCCGCATCCCCAATCCAAAGTGGCGCCTGGCCTTTGCCCTGATGGCCACCTACGGCCTGCGCAACCATGAGGTGTTCTTCTGCGATTGCTCCTCGCTAGCGCCCGGTGGAGATCGGGTGTTGCGGGTGCTGCCAACAACCAAAACCGGTGAGCACCAGAGCTGGCCCTTCCATCCCGACTGGGTCGAGCACTTCGGGTTGCAGGAGCTGGCGGAGAACCCAGCCGCTCTGCCGGCGATCCAGACCGATCTGCGTCGAACCACCCTGCAGCAGGTGGGACGGCGGGTGAGTGAACAGTTCCGCCGCTACGACCTGCCGATCACCCCCTACGACCTGCGCCACGCTTGGGCGGTGCGGACCATCCACGTCGGCCTGCCGGACACCGTCGCCGCCAGGATGATGGGCCACTCGGTGACGATCCACACCCGCACCTATCACCACTGGATCACCCGGCGTGACCAGCAGCAGGCGGTGGATGCAGCCCTGGCCCGGCAACCGGCCTGA
- the hemH gene encoding ferrochelatase yields the protein MSRVGVVLLNLGGPERIQDVGPFLYNLFADPEIIRLPSPALQKPLAWLISTLRSGKSQEAYRSIGGGSPLRRITEQQARELQSLLRQRGIDATSYVAMRYWHPFTESAVADIKADGMDEVVVLPLYPHFSISTSGSSFRELQRLRQADPAFEKLPIRCIRSWFDHPGYVKAMAELIAAEVRNSDDPTKAHVFFSAHGVPKSYVEEAGDPYQKEIETCTGLIMKELAVQMGHDNPFTLAYQSRVGPVEWLKPYTEEALEELGQAKTNDLVVVPISFVSEHIETLEEIDIEYRELATEAGVVNFRRVRALDTYAPFIEGLADLVATSLQGPEVSLDAAAELPNKVKLYPQEKWEWGWNNSSEVWNGRLAMVGFSAFLLELISGQGPLHALGLL from the coding sequence ATGTCTCGCGTCGGTGTCGTCCTGCTGAACCTGGGTGGCCCGGAGCGTATCCAGGACGTTGGCCCGTTTCTCTACAACCTGTTCGCTGATCCCGAGATCATTCGGCTTCCCAGTCCAGCGCTGCAGAAACCGCTGGCTTGGTTGATCAGCACCCTGCGCAGTGGCAAGTCGCAGGAGGCCTATCGCTCCATCGGTGGCGGATCACCGCTGCGGCGCATTACCGAGCAGCAGGCCCGTGAACTCCAGAGCTTGCTGCGTCAGCGCGGGATTGATGCCACCAGCTACGTGGCTATGCGCTATTGGCATCCGTTCACAGAATCCGCCGTGGCGGACATCAAGGCTGATGGCATGGACGAGGTGGTGGTGCTCCCCCTCTACCCCCATTTTTCGATCAGCACCAGTGGATCCAGTTTCCGCGAGCTGCAGCGCCTGCGTCAGGCGGATCCCGCATTTGAGAAGCTGCCGATTCGCTGCATCCGCAGCTGGTTTGACCATCCGGGCTATGTGAAGGCCATGGCCGAGCTGATCGCGGCAGAGGTGCGCAACAGCGACGATCCCACCAAGGCCCATGTCTTCTTCAGTGCCCACGGTGTGCCAAAGAGCTACGTCGAAGAGGCTGGCGACCCTTATCAGAAGGAGATCGAAACCTGCACGGGTTTGATCATGAAGGAGCTGGCCGTTCAGATGGGTCACGACAATCCCTTCACCCTTGCGTACCAAAGCCGTGTGGGCCCCGTTGAGTGGCTCAAGCCCTACACCGAGGAGGCCCTTGAGGAATTGGGTCAAGCCAAGACCAACGACCTGGTGGTGGTACCGATCAGCTTCGTCAGCGAACACATTGAGACGCTGGAGGAGATCGACATCGAATACCGGGAGTTGGCCACCGAAGCCGGTGTGGTCAATTTCCGCCGCGTGCGCGCTCTCGACACCTACGCCCCCTTCATCGAAGGCTTGGCGGATCTCGTGGCCACCAGCCTGCAGGGCCCTGAGGTGAGTCTCGATGCGGCGGCAGAGCTGCCCAACAAAGTGAAGCTCTATCCCCAGGAAAAATGGGAATGGGGTTGGAACAACAGCTCTGAGGTCTGGAACGGCCGTCTGGCTATGGTTGGTTTTTCAGCCTTTTTGCTCGAGCTGATCAGTGGTCAAGGGCCGCTGCATGCACTCGGTCTACTTTGA
- the ilvB gene encoding biosynthetic-type acetolactate synthase large subunit, which produces MTLTSASSAVTGQQAGHGGQKMSGATALMDALRRHGVDTIFGYPGGAILPIYDALHIAESEGWVKHILVRHEQAGTHAADAYARATGKVGVCFGTSGPGATNLVTGIATAQMDSVPMVVITGQVPRPAIGTDAFQETDIFGITLPIVKHSWVVRDPADLASIVAQAFLIAASGRPGPVLIDIPKDVGQEMFDYVPVEPGSIVPKGFRKPQPPRDEPILSALELIAEAERPLLYLGGGAISAGAHDSLRMIAERYQIPVTTTLMGKGAFDENDPLSVGMLGMHGTAYANFAVTECDLLIAVGARFDDRVTGKLDTFAPRAQVIHFEIDPAEIGKTRRPDVAVLGDLGLSVARLVELSLQQQVQPRTSAWLARIAEWKQTYPLTVPPTQGPLFPQEVLLAVRELAPNAIVTTDVGQHQMWAAQYLRNGPRGWISSAGLGTMGFGMPAAMGAQVACPDRQVVCIAGDASILMNIQELGTLAAYGLPVKVVIVNNHWQGMVRQWQESFYEERYSASDMLNGMPDFVALARSFGVDGVHIRERESLKRDLEAALKAPGPMLIDIHVRRGENCYPMVPPGKSNAEMVGLPAPMPVLNAPTS; this is translated from the coding sequence GTGACTCTCACCTCAGCGTCTTCGGCCGTCACTGGGCAGCAGGCCGGTCACGGTGGTCAGAAAATGTCTGGGGCGACTGCCCTGATGGATGCATTGCGGCGCCATGGCGTCGACACGATTTTCGGCTACCCCGGCGGCGCGATTCTCCCGATTTACGACGCACTCCACATCGCCGAGAGCGAGGGCTGGGTTAAGCACATCCTGGTGCGGCATGAGCAGGCCGGAACCCACGCGGCCGATGCCTATGCGCGCGCCACCGGCAAGGTGGGCGTTTGCTTCGGCACGTCGGGGCCTGGTGCTACCAACTTGGTGACCGGCATCGCCACCGCCCAGATGGACTCGGTGCCCATGGTGGTGATCACCGGTCAAGTGCCGCGTCCGGCGATTGGCACTGATGCTTTCCAGGAGACCGACATCTTCGGCATCACCTTGCCGATCGTGAAACATTCCTGGGTGGTGCGCGATCCGGCCGATCTCGCCTCCATCGTTGCCCAGGCCTTTCTGATTGCAGCCAGTGGTCGTCCGGGTCCCGTGTTGATTGACATCCCGAAGGATGTTGGCCAGGAGATGTTCGATTACGTGCCTGTTGAGCCCGGATCGATTGTTCCCAAAGGCTTCCGCAAGCCTCAGCCCCCCCGGGATGAACCGATCCTTTCGGCGCTTGAGCTCATCGCCGAAGCAGAGCGTCCCCTGCTCTATCTGGGCGGTGGTGCGATCTCAGCTGGTGCTCACGACAGCCTGCGGATGATTGCTGAGCGCTATCAGATCCCCGTTACCACCACCTTGATGGGGAAGGGTGCCTTCGATGAAAACGATCCCCTTTCGGTGGGCATGCTCGGCATGCATGGCACGGCCTATGCCAACTTCGCTGTCACCGAATGCGATCTGTTGATTGCTGTTGGCGCCCGTTTTGACGATCGAGTGACCGGAAAGCTCGACACCTTTGCTCCTCGGGCGCAGGTGATCCACTTTGAGATTGACCCGGCCGAAATCGGCAAGACCCGCCGCCCCGATGTGGCGGTGCTCGGCGATCTGGGCCTGAGCGTGGCGCGGTTGGTGGAGCTGAGCCTGCAGCAGCAGGTGCAACCCCGCACGTCCGCTTGGTTGGCACGCATCGCTGAGTGGAAACAGACCTATCCCCTCACGGTGCCTCCCACCCAAGGTCCCCTCTTCCCCCAGGAGGTGCTACTTGCCGTGCGCGAGTTGGCCCCCAATGCCATCGTCACCACGGACGTGGGCCAGCACCAGATGTGGGCTGCTCAGTACCTGCGCAATGGGCCCCGGGGCTGGATCAGCAGTGCCGGTCTCGGCACCATGGGCTTCGGCATGCCGGCCGCAATGGGGGCCCAGGTGGCTTGTCCCGATCGTCAGGTGGTGTGCATCGCAGGTGACGCCAGCATCCTGATGAACATTCAGGAGCTGGGAACTTTGGCGGCCTATGGCCTCCCGGTGAAGGTGGTGATCGTGAACAACCACTGGCAAGGCATGGTGCGCCAGTGGCAGGAGAGCTTCTACGAGGAGCGTTATTCGGCCTCCGACATGCTCAATGGCATGCCGGACTTTGTGGCTCTCGCCCGCTCCTTCGGAGTCGACGGCGTGCACATCCGCGAGCGGGAGTCGTTGAAGCGTGATCTCGAGGCGGCGCTCAAGGCTCCCGGTCCGATGTTGATCGACATCCACGTGCGTCGTGGTGAGAACTGCTATCCGATGGTTCCCCCGGGCAAAAGCAATGCTGAAATGGTGGGCCTCCCGGCTCCCATGCCGGTTCTCAACGCTCCGACCTCTTGA
- a CDS encoding GIVxVP protein — MADNRIARGIVLVPCLLLGGAFLATAAWGQGAAAENRPLAIGIGAGLLLAGWLSQLGGGSEGGTETSVTKPDESDPSP; from the coding sequence ATGGCTGATAACCGCATTGCCCGGGGCATTGTGTTGGTGCCCTGCTTGCTTCTGGGGGGTGCCTTTCTGGCCACAGCGGCCTGGGGCCAGGGCGCCGCAGCTGAGAACCGCCCCCTCGCGATCGGCATCGGTGCTGGCTTGCTGTTGGCGGGTTGGTTGTCCCAGTTGGGTGGCGGCTCAGAGGGTGGGACTGAGACCTCTGTGACAAAACCAGACGAGTCCGACCCCTCTCCCTAA
- a CDS encoding NAD(P)/FAD-dependent oxidoreductase, with amino-acid sequence MLRLSELKLPLDHGEDALQEAVLKRLRIPADRLLGQTLVKRSVDARRRDRIQLIYSVDVQVKGEAALLRRIGNKDRVRLAPDTRYRSVGHAPDGFPLDAGDRPVVVGAGPCGYFAALLLAQMGFRPLLLERGQAVKQRTADTFGFWRGTSPFNPESNAQFGEGGAGTFSDGKLYSRVSDPEHYGRKVLEELVACGASEEILTLQRPHIGTFKLATVVRGLRARIEALGGEVRFNSRVTRLQLSNSSAEKPFQLDALVLADGTEMPCRHLVLAPGHSARDCFEMLEQIGVQLQRKPFSVGVRIEHPQHLIDAARWGEAAGHPRLGAAEYKLVHHAENGRCVYSFCMCPGGFVVGATSEEGRVVTNGMSQHSRNERNANSGLVVALDADDLAPFERFPGDPLAGIALQRELEERAFRLGGNSYAAPAQRLEDFLAARPSTRLGAIAASYQPGVHPADLDALLPSPIVEALREALPVFASKLKGYNHPDAVLTGVETRTSSPVRIPRDEALESLNVKGLVPAGEGAGYAGGILSAGIDGICAAEAVARQLLMDKVEKYCWQ; translated from the coding sequence ATGCTGCGCCTGAGTGAACTGAAGCTACCCCTCGACCATGGGGAGGACGCGCTGCAGGAAGCGGTGCTCAAGCGTTTGCGGATCCCCGCGGATCGTCTTCTGGGTCAGACCCTGGTGAAGCGCAGTGTTGATGCCCGGCGCCGCGACCGAATTCAGCTGATCTACAGCGTGGATGTGCAGGTGAAGGGGGAAGCCGCCCTGTTAAGGCGCATCGGTAACAAAGACCGGGTGCGTCTGGCTCCAGACACCCGTTACCGGTCTGTGGGTCATGCCCCGGATGGCTTCCCCTTGGATGCAGGCGATCGGCCGGTGGTGGTGGGGGCAGGCCCCTGCGGTTATTTCGCTGCTCTGCTTTTGGCGCAGATGGGCTTTCGCCCGCTGTTGCTGGAGCGGGGTCAGGCTGTGAAGCAACGCACCGCTGACACCTTTGGCTTCTGGCGGGGCACCAGCCCCTTCAACCCGGAATCCAATGCCCAATTCGGTGAGGGCGGAGCTGGCACCTTCTCCGACGGCAAGCTCTACAGCCGGGTGAGCGATCCCGAGCACTACGGTCGCAAGGTTCTCGAGGAGCTGGTGGCCTGTGGTGCCAGCGAGGAGATCCTCACGCTGCAACGTCCCCACATTGGCACCTTCAAACTCGCCACGGTGGTGCGCGGCCTGCGGGCACGGATTGAGGCCCTGGGCGGTGAGGTGCGTTTCAACAGTCGTGTGACACGTCTTCAGCTCAGCAACAGCAGCGCTGAGAAGCCGTTTCAACTTGATGCTTTGGTGTTGGCTGATGGAACGGAAATGCCCTGCCGTCATTTGGTGCTGGCCCCCGGTCACTCCGCGCGCGACTGCTTTGAAATGCTGGAGCAGATCGGTGTGCAGCTGCAGCGCAAACCGTTTTCCGTGGGCGTGCGGATTGAGCATCCGCAGCATCTGATTGACGCAGCTCGCTGGGGAGAGGCGGCGGGCCATCCGCGTCTCGGTGCGGCCGAGTACAAGCTGGTTCACCATGCTGAGAACGGCCGCTGCGTCTACAGCTTCTGCATGTGTCCCGGGGGATTTGTGGTGGGCGCAACCTCGGAGGAAGGCCGGGTGGTGACCAATGGCATGAGCCAGCACTCCCGCAACGAGCGCAACGCCAACAGCGGTTTGGTTGTTGCTCTTGACGCCGATGACCTGGCGCCATTTGAACGCTTCCCCGGGGATCCGTTGGCGGGGATTGCCCTTCAACGGGAGCTGGAGGAGCGCGCCTTCAGGCTGGGTGGAAACAGCTATGCCGCACCGGCGCAGCGGTTGGAGGACTTCCTGGCTGCCCGTCCCTCCACCCGTCTAGGTGCCATCGCAGCGTCGTACCAGCCGGGCGTGCACCCCGCCGATCTGGATGCGTTGCTTCCCTCTCCTATCGTTGAGGCCTTACGGGAGGCGTTGCCGGTATTTGCCAGCAAGCTGAAGGGTTACAACCACCCCGATGCAGTGCTCACAGGAGTGGAAACCCGCACGTCATCGCCCGTGCGGATTCCCAGGGATGAGGCGTTGGAATCGCTCAATGTGAAGGGGCTGGTGCCGGCCGGTGAAGGGGCGGGCTACGCCGGCGGGATCCTGTCGGCTGGAATTGATGGCATTTGTGCCGCTGAAGCCGTGGCTCGGCAGCTGTTGATGGACAAAGTTGAGAAATACTGTTGGCAATGA
- the pgeF gene encoding peptidoglycan editing factor PgeF, protein MKDGPFDRPDSRFNTLKGWTWIGCYGGYYLQSDLLHEQGFEHGFFTRLWHGRGPDELAGYVSAGISVHRPQQIHSGVVLNASDAVQDPWPEADGLVSDRGGQSLWVCGADCTPVLIADPGTGHAAACHAGWRGVAAGILITALDQLVERGARREDLVVALGPAVSGPCYQVGDEVVEAVSASTPDEASLSEAGALLPDEQPGRQRLDIRTSARVQLQGAGILSQRIAHCPLCTVSEPELFHSWRRDQVKAVQWSGIVAQASI, encoded by the coding sequence ATGAAAGACGGGCCATTTGATCGACCAGACAGCCGCTTCAACACGTTGAAGGGATGGACCTGGATCGGTTGTTATGGGGGCTATTACCTCCAGAGCGATCTTCTGCACGAGCAGGGGTTCGAGCACGGCTTTTTCACCCGGCTCTGGCACGGCCGTGGGCCTGATGAACTGGCGGGGTACGTCAGCGCCGGCATCAGCGTCCACCGGCCCCAGCAGATTCACAGTGGGGTCGTCCTCAACGCCAGCGACGCCGTTCAGGATCCCTGGCCTGAGGCCGATGGCCTGGTGAGTGATCGCGGAGGCCAGAGCCTCTGGGTGTGCGGCGCCGACTGCACCCCGGTTCTGATCGCCGATCCCGGCACCGGGCATGCCGCGGCCTGTCATGCCGGTTGGCGTGGGGTGGCAGCTGGAATCCTGATCACGGCCCTGGATCAATTGGTGGAGCGGGGTGCGCGGCGGGAGGATCTGGTCGTCGCCCTGGGTCCGGCTGTCAGCGGACCCTGTTACCAGGTGGGCGACGAGGTGGTGGAGGCCGTCAGCGCCTCGACCCCCGACGAGGCCTCGTTATCCGAGGCCGGGGCCCTGCTTCCGGATGAGCAACCGGGACGGCAACGCCTGGACATTCGAACGTCCGCCAGAGTGCAACTCCAGGGCGCGGGAATCCTCAGCCAACGGATCGCCCACTGCCCGCTGTGCACCGTCAGTGAACCCGAGCTGTTCCATTCCTGGCGACGGGATCAGGTGAAAGCCGTGCAGTGGAGCGGGATCGTGGCGCAAGCTTCAATCTGA
- a CDS encoding Tab2 family RNA-binding protein, with product MSTAALTAAEDWELDFYSRPILEADGRKRWELLITSTPAASGDAEPFRFAKVCPSGDVNSLWLSQALAEAKQASASGGWGSPVRLRCWRSSMRTMVQRAAAEQDLEVIPSRRTFALLDWLQQREREVYPEEEGFMAGPLAPPPAPVPTPPVPLPEEVQGDAWSWAALPASLLLEASEWPMSFSGLLPVPDGIDPEASVPGLRLFSQSRSLAMAGWLGGLEPVRMIVEDRQLVLEAGQDDRWLVSDLEPGIAAEIAEALATSQQQVRGLQFIAIQSSPEEQTFGGFWMLRDIPIA from the coding sequence ATGAGCACTGCTGCCCTGACAGCCGCTGAAGACTGGGAACTCGACTTCTACTCCCGACCCATCCTTGAGGCCGATGGCCGCAAGCGTTGGGAGCTGCTGATCACCTCCACCCCCGCCGCAAGTGGCGATGCAGAGCCATTTCGCTTCGCCAAGGTGTGCCCCTCTGGTGATGTGAACTCGCTCTGGTTGAGCCAAGCCCTGGCAGAAGCCAAGCAGGCATCCGCCAGCGGGGGCTGGGGTTCGCCCGTGCGCCTGCGCTGCTGGCGCAGTTCGATGCGCACCATGGTGCAGCGCGCCGCAGCCGAACAAGACCTCGAGGTGATTCCCAGTCGCCGCACCTTCGCCCTGCTCGACTGGCTTCAACAGCGCGAGAGGGAGGTGTATCCCGAGGAGGAGGGCTTCATGGCGGGCCCATTGGCACCGCCGCCGGCTCCAGTTCCAACCCCACCGGTTCCCCTGCCGGAAGAAGTTCAAGGAGATGCCTGGAGCTGGGCCGCCCTGCCAGCGAGCCTGCTGCTCGAGGCATCGGAATGGCCGATGAGTTTCAGCGGTCTGCTGCCGGTGCCCGATGGCATCGACCCCGAGGCCTCTGTTCCTGGTCTGCGCCTGTTCAGCCAAAGCCGCTCCCTTGCCATGGCGGGCTGGTTGGGGGGTCTGGAGCCCGTGCGGATGATCGTCGAAGACCGCCAGCTGGTGCTGGAGGCTGGTCAGGACGACCGCTGGCTGGTGAGCGACCTGGAGCCAGGCATCGCCGCTGAAATCGCCGAAGCTCTAGCCACTTCGCAGCAGCAGGTGCGCGGCCTCCAATTCATCGCCATCCAGTCCAGCCCCGAAGAACAGACCTTCGGTGGTTTCTGGATGCTGCGGGACATCCCCATAGCCTGA
- a CDS encoding S1 RNA-binding domain-containing protein, whose translation MPAAGSPQPNRPKAPKPAATKPLQVMQINRREEQEKLAREAAEARAAAEAAAEKARILEERAGLATPPRPVQQEPASSPATDDDALFDMGGMEGMTMADLMGAPDQQPRKEQRNQPRSVDDFDFDEEAFLAALDENAPVGTTGEVIKGTVIGIESDGVYVDIGGKAPGYMPKSEAGLGVVTNFRERFPKGLEVEVLVTREQNADGMVTISCRALELRKSWDRVKELEKQGKVVQVIVNNFNRGGVTCDLQGLRGFIPRSQLQNGENHQELVGKTLGVAFIEVNSETRKLVLSEKRAAVAERFQDLEVGQLVEGQVAAVKPYGLFIDLGGISGLLHQSAITNGRLRSIREVFDQGDRVSALITELDPGRGRIGLNTALLEGPPGELLIEKDKVMAEAADRASRAQNTLKQQEQSAG comes from the coding sequence ATGCCCGCAGCCGGCAGCCCGCAGCCCAACCGCCCCAAGGCACCCAAGCCGGCAGCGACGAAACCGCTGCAGGTGATGCAGATCAACCGCCGCGAGGAGCAGGAAAAGCTGGCTCGAGAAGCGGCTGAAGCTCGGGCAGCAGCAGAGGCTGCGGCGGAAAAGGCACGCATCCTTGAGGAACGGGCGGGTCTCGCCACCCCTCCGCGACCTGTCCAGCAGGAACCCGCCTCGTCACCAGCAACGGATGACGACGCTCTGTTCGACATGGGCGGCATGGAAGGCATGACCATGGCTGACCTGATGGGTGCGCCGGATCAGCAACCCAGGAAGGAGCAGCGCAATCAGCCGCGCAGCGTGGACGACTTCGATTTCGACGAAGAAGCCTTCCTCGCCGCCCTCGACGAGAACGCTCCGGTTGGCACCACCGGTGAGGTGATCAAGGGCACGGTGATCGGCATCGAAAGCGATGGCGTGTACGTGGATATAGGCGGCAAAGCTCCCGGCTACATGCCCAAGAGCGAAGCGGGCCTGGGCGTTGTGACCAACTTCCGGGAGCGCTTCCCCAAGGGTCTAGAGGTTGAAGTTCTGGTGACCCGTGAGCAGAACGCTGATGGGATGGTCACGATCAGCTGTCGCGCCCTTGAGCTGCGCAAGAGCTGGGACCGGGTGAAGGAGCTGGAGAAACAGGGGAAAGTGGTTCAAGTCATTGTCAATAACTTCAACCGCGGTGGGGTCACCTGCGATCTCCAAGGGCTACGCGGCTTCATTCCCCGCTCTCAGCTCCAAAACGGTGAAAACCACCAGGAGCTGGTGGGCAAGACCCTGGGCGTGGCCTTCATCGAGGTGAATTCGGAGACGCGCAAGCTGGTGCTGTCCGAAAAGCGGGCTGCTGTTGCGGAACGCTTCCAGGATCTGGAGGTGGGCCAATTGGTGGAAGGCCAGGTTGCTGCGGTGAAGCCCTACGGCCTGTTCATCGACCTCGGTGGCATCAGCGGACTGCTGCACCAATCAGCTATCACCAATGGCAGACTGCGCTCGATTCGTGAGGTGTTTGACCAGGGCGACCGCGTGTCGGCCCTGATCACGGAACTGGACCCGGGCCGCGGACGGATCGGCCTCAACACAGCCCTGCTGGAGGGGCCTCCTGGCGAGCTGCTGATCGAAAAAGACAAAGTGATGGCTGAAGCCGCCGATCGCGCCAGCCGCGCCCAGAACACCCTGAAACAGCAGGAGCAATCCGCCGGATGA